Proteins encoded in a region of the Devosia sp. RR2S18 genome:
- a CDS encoding SH3 domain-containing protein, with the protein MALTKKFVTGALAGLTLLAATGAAMAAPAAATANVNVRSGPGTGYGVVDVLRRGERVDVQNCRGSWCYIEKRGPDGWVSANYLSRGGGWHDDDNWDDGWSPRPPRPPRWDDQYPPRPPHWDPRPRPPHWNPRPRPHYPSYPSYPRRPDSSVCFNGANGSFCVGN; encoded by the coding sequence ATGGCTTTGACCAAGAAGTTCGTTACGGGCGCTCTTGCTGGCTTGACCCTTCTTGCCGCGACGGGAGCCGCCATGGCGGCGCCAGCGGCGGCTACCGCCAATGTGAATGTCCGCTCCGGTCCCGGCACCGGCTACGGCGTTGTGGATGTCCTCCGCCGCGGCGAACGGGTCGACGTCCAGAACTGCCGTGGTAGCTGGTGCTACATCGAAAAGCGTGGCCCCGATGGCTGGGTTTCTGCCAACTATCTCAGCCGTGGCGGCGGCTGGCATGATGATGACAATTGGGATGACGGCTGGTCTCCCCGTCCCCCGCGCCCGCCGCGTTGGGATGATCAGTATCCACCCCGGCCGCCGCACTGGGATCCTCGGCCACGGCCACCGCACTGGAATCCACGTCCGCGGCCGCATTATCCTAGCTACCCCAGCTATCCGCGACGCCCCGACAGCAGCGTCTGCTTCAACGGTGCGAACGGCTCCTTCTGCGTCGGAAACTAA
- a CDS encoding MarR family winged helix-turn-helix transcriptional regulator, whose translation MYRLIQAGQLAHKALLQPLLERGLEPGDDAVLFELGRSGKTETDLAHELGATPESLAPRLARLAERELITRQAVGPELAPGVALTERGTRIRNHLADHWAQLEEALLGELKPKHRDRLTDTLKRFVDLLRL comes from the coding sequence TTGTACCGACTTATTCAAGCCGGGCAGCTGGCGCATAAGGCGCTGCTACAGCCCTTGCTGGAGCGCGGGCTGGAACCCGGAGACGATGCCGTCCTGTTCGAACTCGGCCGCTCTGGTAAAACCGAAACCGATCTGGCCCACGAGTTGGGCGCGACCCCTGAGTCTCTGGCACCCCGCCTGGCCCGGTTGGCGGAGCGCGAACTGATCACCCGCCAGGCGGTGGGACCGGAGCTCGCCCCCGGAGTGGCGCTCACCGAACGCGGTACGCGCATTCGCAACCATCTGGCCGACCACTGGGCGCAGCTGGAGGAAGCCCTCCTTGGCGAGCTCAAGCCCAAGCATCGTGATCGGCTCACCGACACGCTGAAGCGGTTCGTGGATCTGCTCCGCCTCTAG